A single window of Strix uralensis isolate ZFMK-TIS-50842 chromosome 28, bStrUra1, whole genome shotgun sequence DNA harbors:
- the C28H2orf68 gene encoding UPF0561 protein C2orf68 homolog: MEATAGWRCRPGGRLDMSHGFVRHIRRNQIARDAYERAVRQARGRARGRLTPTPPRPRRPDQQVYRPRRPGGPGGDASPDPPPADTRGPRLFCLEYEGDDGHVTSVIVHQGDSAEEVTRRVCARSPLEPALRWALCQRVQDELSKRRGTG; the protein is encoded by the exons ATGGAGGCGACCGCGGGCTGGCGCTGCCGCCCGGGTGGGCGACTCGATATGAGCCACGGTTTCGTGCGGCACATCCGCCGCAACCAGATCGCCAG GGACGCCTACGAGCGGGCGGTCCGGCaggcgcgggggcgggcgcggggccggctcaccccgacccccccccggccccgccgccccgacCAGCAGGTGTATCGACCCCGGCGGCCCG GGGGTCCCGGGGGAGATGCCAGCCCGGATCCCCCCCCCGCCGACACCCGCGGGCCCCGACTCTTCTGCCTGGAGTATGAGGGGGACGACGGCCACGTCACCTCTGTCATCGTGCACCAG GGGGACAGCGCGGAGGAGGTGACACGGCGGGTGTGCGCCCGGAGCCCGCTGGAGCCAGCCCTGCGCTGGGCCCTCTGCCAGCGGGTGCAGGACGAGCTCAGCAAGCGCCGAGGGACGGGGTGA
- the VAMP5 gene encoding vesicle-associated membrane protein 5 codes for MAGLARCQREAEEVTELMKQNFARALERDGRLSDLDSRAQELRAMGESFVRSTQAVAQQQHRGHRRWRLVAIGLVTLFLLLLFLALALALGLPRPPPAIITVTVPVPLGTPPGATGSLPGLGETLQ; via the exons ATG gcgGGGCTGGCGCGGTGCCAGCGCGAGGCCGAGGAGGTGACGGAGCTGATGAAGCAGAATTTCGCCCGGGCGCTGGAGCGGGACGGGCGCCTCAGCGACCTCGACAGCCGCGCCCAGGAGCTGCGCGCCATG GGTGAAAGCTTCGTCCGCAGCACGCAGGCGGTGgcgcagcagcagcacaggggacacCGGCGCTGGCGCCTGGTGGCCATCGGCCTCgtcaccctcttcctcctcctcctcttcctcgccctCGCCCTGGCGCTAGGGCTGCCGCGGCCACCCCCTGCCATCATCACTGTCACCGTCCCTGTCCCCCTCGGTACCCCCCCTGGTGCCACGGGGAGCCTGCCAGGACTTGGGGAGACCCTACAATAA
- the VAMP8 gene encoding vesicle-associated membrane protein 8 isoform X3: MAGSVTGSVTGSVTGGEEGTEEGSGRVRALQREVEGVKTIMSQNVERILARGENLEQLHSKSQDLEATSEHFKTTSQRVARRYWWKNVKLLIILGLVGAIILILIILLATGTIPT; this comes from the exons ATGGCGGGCAGTGTCACCGGCAGCGTCACCGGCAGCGTCACCGGCGGCGAGGAGGGCACCGAGGAGGGCAGCGGGCGCGTGCGGGCGCTGCAGCGGGAGGTCGAGGGCGTCAAAACCATCATGAGCCAGAACGTGGAGCGGATCCTGGCGCGGGGCGAGAACCTGGAGCAGCTCCACAGCAAGAGCCAGGACCTGGAGGCCACC TCGGAGCACTTCAAGACGACGTCGCAGAGGGTGGCCCGTCGGTACTGGTGGAAGAACGTGAAGCTGCTCATCATCCTCGGCCTCGTGGGCGccatcatcctcatcctcatcatCCTCCTGGCCACCGGCACCATCCCCACCTAG
- the VAMP8 gene encoding vesicle-associated membrane protein 8 isoform X2, which translates to MAGSETGGIAGSVTGSVTGSMAGSVTGSVTGSVTGGEEGTEEGSGRVRALQREVEGVKTIMSQNVERILARGENLEQLHSKSQDLEATSEHFKTTSQRVARRYWWKNVKLLIILGLVGAIILILIILLATGTIPT; encoded by the exons aTG GCGGGCAGCGAGACGGGCGGCATCGCAGGCAGCGTCACCGGCAGCGTCACCGGCAGCATGGCGGGCAGTGTCACCGGCAGCGTCACCGGCAGCGTCACCGGCGGCGAGGAGGGCACCGAGGAGGGCAGCGGGCGCGTGCGGGCGCTGCAGCGGGAGGTCGAGGGCGTCAAAACCATCATGAGCCAGAACGTGGAGCGGATCCTGGCGCGGGGCGAGAACCTGGAGCAGCTCCACAGCAAGAGCCAGGACCTGGAGGCCACC TCGGAGCACTTCAAGACGACGTCGCAGAGGGTGGCCCGTCGGTACTGGTGGAAGAACGTGAAGCTGCTCATCATCCTCGGCCTCGTGGGCGccatcatcctcatcctcatcatCCTCCTGGCCACCGGCACCATCCCCACCTAG
- the VAMP8 gene encoding vesicle-associated membrane protein 8 isoform X1: MQAGSETGGIAGSVTGSVTGSMAGSVTGSVTGSVTGGEEGTEEGSGRVRALQREVEGVKTIMSQNVERILARGENLEQLHSKSQDLEATSEHFKTTSQRVARRYWWKNVKLLIILGLVGAIILILIILLATGTIPT, from the exons aTG CAGGCGGGCAGCGAGACGGGCGGCATCGCAGGCAGCGTCACCGGCAGCGTCACCGGCAGCATGGCGGGCAGTGTCACCGGCAGCGTCACCGGCAGCGTCACCGGCGGCGAGGAGGGCACCGAGGAGGGCAGCGGGCGCGTGCGGGCGCTGCAGCGGGAGGTCGAGGGCGTCAAAACCATCATGAGCCAGAACGTGGAGCGGATCCTGGCGCGGGGCGAGAACCTGGAGCAGCTCCACAGCAAGAGCCAGGACCTGGAGGCCACC TCGGAGCACTTCAAGACGACGTCGCAGAGGGTGGCCCGTCGGTACTGGTGGAAGAACGTGAAGCTGCTCATCATCCTCGGCCTCGTGGGCGccatcatcctcatcctcatcatCCTCCTGGCCACCGGCACCATCCCCACCTAG